A portion of the Granulosicoccus antarcticus IMCC3135 genome contains these proteins:
- a CDS encoding Lrp/AsnC family transcriptional regulator yields the protein MDSLDRRILDHLQQDANITNQTLAERVGLSPSACLKRVKRLHASGIIDRVVALLNPEATGNSIYLIIEVTMERDHKLMYKRFEDSALAAREVKQCYQVTGESDFMLIVSVPDMQAYDRFCDAVLYADDNMRKFRTLLSRKRSKFDTSTLLAPEKP from the coding sequence ATGGACTCACTTGACCGTCGAATACTTGATCATCTGCAGCAGGACGCCAATATCACCAACCAGACACTGGCTGAACGAGTCGGACTCTCACCCTCTGCCTGCCTGAAGCGTGTCAAGCGACTGCATGCCAGCGGCATCATTGATCGAGTGGTTGCGCTGTTGAATCCCGAAGCCACGGGCAACAGCATCTACCTGATCATCGAAGTCACGATGGAGCGCGATCACAAACTCATGTACAAGCGTTTTGAAGACAGCGCGCTGGCCGCCCGAGAGGTCAAGCAGTGTTATCAGGTGACCGGTGAATCCGACTTCATGTTGATCGTTTCTGTGCCCGACATGCAGGCTTATGACAGATTCTGCGATGCGGTGCTGTATGCCGATGACAACATGCGCAAATTCAGAACCTTACTGTCACGCAAACGCAGCAAGTTCGACACATCCACCTTGCTGGCCCCTGAAAAACCGTAA